From a region of the Enterobacter cancerogenus genome:
- a CDS encoding anion transporter — MKIPGLQALARDRFFHLLIITGIGLSLFVPFAPQAWPAAIDWRTIITLSGLMMLTKGVELSGYFDVLGRKMVRRFATERRLALFMVLSAAVLSTFLTNDVALFIVVPLTLTLRKLCEIPVTRLIIFEALAVNAGSLLTPIGNPQNILLWGRSGLSFAAFTWQMAPLALVMMASLLLVAWFAFPAKKLQYHSGTPGPQWQPRLVWSCLGLYIVFLTALEMKFELAGVLLVAGGFLLLARRVLVSVDWTLLLVFMAMFIDVHLLIQLPVLQHVLHGVSGLSQPALWLTAIGLSQFISNVPSTILLLNYVPPTALLAWAVNIGGFGLLPGSLANLIALRMANDRRIWWRFHLWSIPMLAWAAGIGFGLFLLI; from the coding sequence ATGAAGATCCCCGGACTGCAGGCTCTTGCACGCGATCGTTTCTTTCATCTGTTAATTATTACTGGAATCGGGCTGAGTCTTTTTGTGCCGTTCGCGCCGCAGGCCTGGCCGGCGGCGATTGACTGGCGCACCATCATTACCCTGAGCGGTTTGATGATGCTCACCAAAGGGGTTGAGCTGAGCGGCTATTTTGACGTGCTGGGGCGCAAAATGGTGCGCCGCTTTGCCACCGAACGCAGGCTGGCGCTGTTTATGGTGCTGTCTGCGGCAGTGCTGTCGACCTTTCTCACCAACGACGTGGCGCTGTTTATCGTTGTGCCGCTGACCCTTACGCTGCGTAAGCTGTGCGAAATCCCGGTCACCCGGCTGATCATTTTCGAGGCGCTGGCCGTCAATGCCGGTTCACTGCTCACCCCCATCGGCAACCCGCAAAATATTCTGCTGTGGGGGCGCTCCGGCCTGTCATTTGCTGCCTTTACCTGGCAGATGGCCCCGCTGGCGCTGGTGATGATGGCCTCGCTGCTGCTCGTCGCCTGGTTCGCCTTTCCAGCCAAAAAACTTCAGTACCACAGCGGCACCCCCGGCCCGCAGTGGCAGCCGCGTCTGGTCTGGAGTTGCCTGGGGCTGTATATCGTTTTCCTGACGGCGCTGGAAATGAAGTTCGAACTGGCGGGCGTGCTGCTGGTGGCCGGTGGGTTCCTGCTGCTGGCAAGACGCGTGCTGGTGAGCGTCGACTGGACGCTGCTGTTGGTCTTTATGGCGATGTTTATCGATGTGCATCTGCTGATCCAGCTGCCGGTGCTACAGCACGTTCTGCACGGCGTCAGCGGCCTGTCTCAGCCGGCGCTGTGGCTGACGGCAATTGGGCTGTCGCAGTTTATCAGCAATGTCCCGTCCACCATTCTGCTGCTTAACTACGTTCCCCCAACGGCGCTGCTGGCCTGGGCGGTCAACATCGGCGGCTTTGGGCTGCTTCCCGGCTCGCTCGCGAACCTCATTGCCCTGCGGATGGCGAACGATCGCCGCATCTGGTGGCGCTTCCACCTGTGGTCGATCCCCATGCTGGCCTGGGCAGCGGGGATCGGATTCGGACTATTCCTTCTCATATAG